From Alloacidobacterium dinghuense:
GGATGATGAGCAAGAAAATAAGATAAGCCCCATTCTTTTCTAGAATTTAGCCTTTTTGGGGGGTCCTATCCCGCACCAAAGAGCTTCGCAAAGAAGTGCCCGATATGATGGAACAATCCTCCTGACTTCGCCGGTTTCTGGGCCGGGGTAGCCGTAGGCGGCGCAGGAGGCGTCGGTGCCTGAGAGGCAGCAACCTCAGGCTCTGGCGGCGTAACCGGAGGCGCTTCCGATGGCTGGGTCGGTGCCGCTCCGTTATAAGTTAAGGGAACCTCGACCTGGGCATGTGGCGTTCCCGCAGGAACCACCGGCTGCGACGGAGGTGGCGGAGGCGGTTTCAATCCCTCACTAACCGCCAACGGAAACGCAGTGTCCGCGGGAGTAGAAGAAGGCCCGCCGACCGGCTTGTTGTCATTGCTGGCTACATTGATCGGAATCGAAGGTGGACAACCACAGGGCTCCGTCTCATTATCGACAACCTGTTCCAGGCTTCCGTGCTCAAACAGCACCCGCTGGTTCGGCTTTATGCGGTAAACGCCACCCTCAAACTGACTGGTAACCGTAACGTAAGGAGCGCTGTCGCCGTGATTGTCAAAACAGGTATCACCCTTCTGATTCACGCGCATTTTCAGATCGGCATCGCCGGGACCTGAGACAAGGATGCGCAGATCAGGAGTCAGCAGAACATCGGAATACGGTCCGGTCTTATAGCTGGCTTCAAGCGCCCCTCTGTCGAGCGCGAGCATCAGTGCCGTCGAATCCTCACCGGTAGCTGGAGTCACGGAGCGGTCGCGTGTGATATGAACTGTCGTTGAGGCGCAGAGCCGCAGATCTCCGCCTCGTACAAGCACCACATTCGCGGTCTTATCGCCCGCCGTGATGCTGCCGTCGTTGCCGATCGTTGCCCTGCCGTTCACTACCTGAAGCGAGCCGGAAATGGTAACGCCATCCGTCTTGACGTAGGCAATCGGCTGATCCTGGCAGAACGCCACCATTGTGGAGAAACAAGCGGCACCAGCAACCAGGCAGTACTTCACAACCATGCAGGCTAAAGCTCCAGAAAATTCTTGATCAGACGCTTGCCGTCCTGCGTCAGCACACTCTCAGGATGAAACTGTACACCCTCAACCGCATATTCCCGATGCCGCAATCCCATGATGGTGCCATCGGCAGTACGCGCCGTCACCTCAAGTTCATCCGGCAATCCCTTCTCGGAGACGATCAGCGAATGGTAGCGGGTGCAGGTCATCGGATTCTGCAGGCCGCTGAAAATCGTCTTGCCGTCATGGGTCACCGCGCTCGTCTTGCCGTGCATCAACTGTGGCGCGCGCACCACCTTTCCGCCGAAAGCCGCGCCAATGGCCTGATGCCCGAGACAAACACCCAGGATCGGCACCTTGCCGGTAAACCTGCGCACCAGATCGATCGAAATACCTGCCTCCTGCGGCGTGCAAGGCCCAGGCGAGAGGAGAATTCGCTCCGGGGCAAGCGCTTCCACTTCGTCGACGGACAACTCGTCGTTACGGCGAACCGTCATCTCCGCACCCAGCTCACCCATATATTGCACCAGGTTGTAGGTAAACGAGTCGTAATTATCAAGAACAAAGACCATGGGATTGACTTCAGTGTAACTCTTTACGCATAAAGATCGTCGCCTGCGGATTGTCGTTATACCGCTCGCAAGGCTGGTAGCCATGGCGCCGATAAAACCGGATCGCGGGCATCAGATCCTTCTTCGAATCAAGATAGAGCGCGGTATACCCCTGCTCGACTGCATACCCTTCAAGAGCATCGAGCAAAGACTCCGCAACCCCTAGCCCCCTATGCTCAATGCGTACATACAGCCGCTTGATTTCAGCGCCGTTCGGCAACTGCTTCAGCCGATGCAGCCCGATGCAGCCGACAATTTCATGCTGGACAGTCGCCAGCCAGAGACCCGCTCCATCAACGAAATATTCCTGCTCGAACGCAGTCCGATCGTCGCGCACAAGCACGCCGACAGCCTCGTAGTACTCAGAAACGATGCGATATGCATCGTCAATTTCCGCCGCCGTCGCGCGATGAACCCTCATGTCAGCAGGTTAAGGCATTCGCGGCGACGATAGCATTCCATTTATGCTAGGCTAGCGTCCAACAGTGAGAGATCGTCGCCGAATGGAGGCGTTCAATGAAGTTCGTAACTCTTGCTCTCATCGGTCTATCTGCAATCGCCGCAGCAGCCCAAAACAACACAACTCAGAAGGCGGACCTGAACCAGCGGAATCCAGAGATTTCGAATCTCCAGATTGGGTGCCCTGTAGCTTTCACCGAGGTAGCGCTCAAAACACAAGCACGATACATGCCCGTGCAATATGAAGCAGGCCCGGACAATAGTCTGGCGTTCGAATACAAAAACAAGAGCGGCAAGAAAGTTGAGTCCATCTTGGTTCGGGTCGAACTGACAGTGAAACGGAACATCTACGACCTCGACGCAACCACGATCACGCGTTACATGACTCTCACTGAGGACTCTAGCCAGGTTCTGCCGTTGAACCTCATCACCTACGCAGTGGGACCCGTCACACTGGAGCAGGTGACCTATACGGACGGCGACACTTGGACACCGGGTACAAACAAGAATTGCCGTTATCTCAGTCAAAGATCCACCGAACAGATTGGAAGCGCGAAATAGAAAGGCGTGACGAGATACTTCCTGACGGATCGGTGAGACCAAGGCTGACAAGTTTCCGGACTATTGCATTCGCCGTGTTGATCGCCTCTGCTGTTCCCGTCTTCTCCGAAGAACCGGCGCAGGCAAAAACCGCATTCGAAAGCTATATCACTGCCCTGGAGGCGCGCTTTGACGCGCAGAATCAGTCCGTTGAAGGATACCTCTGGATCGACCAGAACCCTCAGCGTCGCGAAGCGGTCCGCAAAGGAGAGATTCAGGTCCAGGAAGTTCACGCCCCCCAAATAGACAGAGGAACAATCGAGGATTGGATCGGCGGCGAGTTCCTGCCGAACGCAACGCTTGATCAGGTTCTTAAAATCGACCAGGACTATACAAACTACACCAGGTACTACGGGCCGGAATTAGTGCAGGTGCAGCTGATTTCACACCATGGCAATCACTTCGAGGTCTTTTACCGGATGAAGAAGCACAAGATCGTGACAGTTGTGCTCGACACGGTCCACGATATCGACTTCATCCCGCTCGGCAATGGTCGATATAGCTTGCGGTCTCGCTCTGCGAGTGTCCGCGAAGTGCGCAATGCCGGTCAGTCGGACGAAGAGGTGCTGCCGCAAGGCGAGGGGTTCGGATTCCTGTGGGCGATGAACTCGTACTGGCGAGTCGAACAACGCGACGGTGGCGTCTATATCGAATGCGAAGTGGTTACGCTCGCAAGATCCATTCCCTTCGGCATGGGAGCTTTGCTGCGACCAACGATCGAGCCCTTCGCCTCGGAATCACTCGAAAATACACTCAAAGAAAAACGCCAGGCAGTATTAGGCACCAAATAAAGGCTACTTCTGCTTCGCCGTTTCCTGCTGCAGCCGATCGAGTTCATTCATCTGGTGTGTCATATGCACGGTTGGCTTACCAATTTCCGCTGAACTGCGCCCAACAATAAATGAAAGGCCGCATAGATATAGAACTCCGCCAAGGAGCAGAAATGTTCTCAATCGAGACGAGCGATTCTTCATGGTTTTCCCCCGAAATTTAGTGAATGAAAGTCAGAGAACTTTGAGACAAGCAGAAAAGGACTTCAACAGGAGTTCTGAATCAATGTGTTGTAGTTTCGTGTGTCCTCATACCGTACATGAGGCGGACCGATCGGCAAAACATTTTTACGAGTCGCCACCGCACTTTGGTAACCAGTAGTTAGGGAACGGTCACATCTACTTGGTTCGACGGAGCACTTTCGACTCCGGAACTATCGACACTGTTTACCATGTAATCGTATGAAAAGCCGCTCTGGACGGTGCTGTCCAGGTAAACCGTCTCAGTAACCACAGATGCATTCAGCAGCTGGTAGGTAGAGGTGCCCGCAGGCGCGCGGTAGACGTGATAGTCGACTACCTCGATTGGAGAACTGGCGGGTGCCTCCCAGGCGAGATCAACTTTATGACGAACTGCATGGCTCGCACTTACTGTTATCGAGGATGGACGCGTGCCACACCCCGAGACAAGCAAGATCAAGCAACCGACACAAGGAATGCGGACGCACCAGCTTCCGCAGGTCTTACCGAAATTGATTGGCATGATTTGAGGATCATACCGTTGTCAGGTGAGAATTTGCCAGAGTGTAAAGCAAGATAGGTCCTTCCAATGCACGGACCGAATCTTTCGCTTGCTGCGCCTCAAACTGAGAACGGGAGTGGCGCGCGCCGGTCCCGGTAGTCTCATGCATCCCCGCGGTGCCGAGACGATTTAGTTAACTAGTCACCGGTACCGCAACTGCAAATGCCTTGTCCGCTGCCCAGGATGTTTACGAATGCGCACTGGGCCTGCAGGTTGGCAAGTTCGGTCGCGCCCAGCGTGGAGTCAGACGACTCCGTTTCAGTAATTGGATAGGCCGTGCCCACGGGGTTCTGGATGTGAGTTACCCAGGCGCGCAGGTTTGCCTTGGGGGTTACGTTCGAGGTCGGATCGCATGGCGAGTTGTTGTCTGCCGCAGCTACGACCTTAATGACACCATTTGGCGGAACCACGCCGGTCAGCGGATTGCTCGTGAGGTTGGTCTTGACGGAAAGCGTGCGCAGACCGTTGTGCGTTTCCACGCAACCGCAGCACTCTGTGAGCTGCTGGTCAGCGGCAAACACATAGATCATGGCGCAGAGGTTTCCGTACGTCACACCGGGGTTATCGATCCGGACAGTGGAATCCGGAGCACCTGCCACGTTGTTAGCAAAGTAGTTGACTTTGTAGACGTCCTGAGCCGAGGCAACGCCAGCACCCACTATAACGAGGCCAACGAGTACTAGAGCCAAGGATAGGAATTTCCAACGAGAGATTTGCATACTTGGGTTCTCCTAAGCGCTGCCTGAAGCAAGGAGTGGCGCTTTCGTCCAAGATGAATCTCTGTACAACAGCTCACAACTACCCACTCGGATTAATCAGCGGGTAGATTCGCTATAAATCGCCTATCTTTCGGCCAATTTCCGAGGCGTGAACGCGGCGGGAACATGTATGCGGAGAGAAATGGGACCGAATGAATGAAACCTCAGCAAACTTCCCCTGGGAATCGGGTTCGTTCTTTGAAGTAGTCGCAGGTGACGAGTGTGGATTATGTGCACAACAGGATTGCATCGACCCTGATTAAATTCATCGGCTAAACGTCCATAGCAGCCAACCAATAAAACTCAGGGCACCGTTGAGAACTAGAGGAACGAAGAGGGCCTTCGCTGCGGCCCGCCAAGATTCAAACATTGACGTGCAATCTTCACTTGGTAGTTCTTCCCAGAGATCGTGGTTGCGATGTACTGAACCGACGGGATAGATGTTGGTGCTCATCCATTACCTCTTTCGGGCCGCAGCGGCCGTATCCTTCTGACATCTTTTCAGTCCGAAACCGATGAACCTGACGCTCTCACCTGAGAGGCGCTTTCACTGTCGACATCGGAAAAAAATCGAGTAACAGTAGGCGAGCGCACCCGGAAGATTCGCTGGAGGTTTGCTTGGCGGGAGGTACGCGGTCGCCTTGCTGTTACTGATGAACACTATGGAGGATCCACAAAAGATATGCATCCCGAATTAGAGTGCTTTTGAGCCTACCGATCAGGACGTCTGGTCCGTACCACGATTGAGGTATGATTTCAGGCGAAATCAACGAGTCGTTTTGGTAGGCGAGACAGGGATTGAACCTGTAACCCCCGGCTTAGAAGGCCGGTGCTCTATCCAATTGAGCTACTCGCCCGTTGCGGCTGCTTGCTTCATTGTAATCGCTACGGAAGTATCGAGCGCGGTTTGAAAAATGCTCGTCGCAGCAACGGCATCTGCGCCGCATGCAGCCACATAGAGTGTGATCCCAAAACCCGAATTCGCGTCCACATTGGCAGGCCGAACCACCAATTCGACGCGCGCCTGCGGCAGTTCGGTACGGCGCAACTCAGTGCTTGCTGAGCGCACCCACTGTTCGTGTGCTTTGAACGACGCACCGATCACCTGATCACGCAGAATCATGTCGATGTAACAAGCAATGCCTTGCTCCGCATTCTTTTTCTCCGCATCGAACTCCAGCGGATCAATCTCGTCGGCCGTAAGCGCCCACACGTCGCACTTGGAAGTAAAGACTCCTGAGGATTCGCGATTCAACCTGATCAACGCCTGGGCCAGTTCAGGAGTAGCAAATGCCTCATGAATCTCGCTGATCGACGAGAAACCTCGGCGCAAATCAACAAAACCTTCCCATGGCACCGCGATCATGGGAAGATCAGCGCCGACCTCGACCGACCAGTCAGCTTCCATGCACCTGATTGGGCACCGTCGCGAGGAGGAAGCCGAGCAATATCTTCTCTGCCCAGTAGCCATCGTACCCTGCTGATGGGGCGAGAAAGGCGCAATGACCACCGTGATGGGTTTCAATAAAGTTGACGTGGGGATTCTCGATCAGCACCTGTCGCGTTTCCGGCAACATACGAATAAAAGGATCATCGAGCGAGTGCACGATGAGCGTCGGCACGCTAAACTGCGACGCACAGCGTGAACTTGCAACGGAATAGTAGTAATCGTCGGCGTTTGCGAATCCGCCAAAGCGGGCGACCACCTGTTCATCGAAATCACGCATGCTGTGCAGCCGCCGCAACTTGCCACTGGCATAGTAGGGCAGATACATCTCAGGAAAGAGTTCTGCCTTGCGCCGCACGCGATCAATCATCGAGCGCAGAAAATGCTTTTCATAGAAGCGGTTTTGCCGCTCATGCAGCGCTGCAGACGAAACAGCCAGATCCATCAGCGGAGAGATTCCAACAACCGCCTTGAGGGCGGAAGGTGCGTCGACGCCATACTCACCCGCATACTTCAGCACCAGATTGCCGCCCATGGAATACCCGATCATTGCAACTGCCTGGAGACCTTGCCGCGAAAGAATCTCTTCAACAACCCGCGCGACATCGTTTGAACGACCGGAGTGATAAATGGTAGGCGAAAACCTATCGGTGCCGCCACAGCTTCGCATGTTCATGCGGACAACATTGCAGCCCGCAGCCCAGGCGCGTGTGGAATTACCGAGCACATATTGCGAATCCGATGAGCCTTCAAGGCCATGCACGAGCACAACGGTCAGCCGTTCCCTGCGAACATCGAGAGGTTGCCAGTGACAGTGGCAAAGAATGGATGTTGGCCCGTATGCCTCGTAACCTTTGACCGGCTCTTCCACTTCGACCAGCAGTTCTTCCGGTTCCGGCAATGACCAATGCCGCGGCAGAAAATTTCCAGCAAGGGTCATCACGTGGCCATTGTTGAGGAAACGACGCGGAGTGAAATCGCTGTGCCAACCGTTGGAGATCGCAGCTGCAAGCTTGGTGTATGTCTTCGCCGTCATATACCGCGCAGTTCCTTCATAACGGCGGCAGCACGGAGAGCACCGGTAGGCTCATCTTCATGCTTGAAATAAGCGAGGACATCGCCCGAGCGAGCCGCCTTGCGGAGACGGTCGCATTCGGAATGGAGTTCCGTCGTTGAATAGTCACTCTTGCGAAGACGATAACAGGCAAAATCAGCCGTTCGCACATCCGGAGTCGTTAGCTCATCACTCTCTGCGACGCACAATGCCATGCCGTGTTTCTCGAGAATGGAATAAATCTCGCCGACAAACCATGACTCGTGACGAAACTCAAAAGCCATCCTCAATGAGATCGATGCGGCTTCCTCCAGAAAGGCGGCCAACGGGGCGGCGTCCGCCTTGAAGTTCGGCGGTAACTGAAACAACACGACGCCAAAACGATTCGCGTCGACTATCGGCCGAATCGATTCCGCAAAGGCCGTCAGCGCCGCCCCACAATTCTTAAGTCGTGAAATATGCGTGATGCGTTGAGGTGCCTTAAAGGAGAATCGGAAATCAGGTCCCGTAGCTGCAAGCCATGAAGCGGTCGTGTTAGCGCTGGGAAGACTGCGAAAGGTGTAGTTCACCTCGACAGAATTCAGTTGTGTTGCGTAATACTCGAGAAATTTCTTAGCGGGAATCTTTGGTGGGTAGAAATCCGGTTTCCAGGTAGGATAGGCCCAGCCGGAGCAGCCTACAAAGATCCCTACGGGCTGAGACTTCTGGTTGATTTGCGGGTCTAGAATCAAGCTTATTTGGGGCGGCTAGTGGGGATCGAACCCACGACATCCTGAGCCACAGTCAGGCGTTCTGCCGCTGAACTATAGCCGCCATGCAGTAACTCATTGTAGCATTTTGCGGCGCGCTGTCGTGTCTCCACTTAGGTATCAAAGGCGTGCGCATCTAACAAATAGTCGAAGCATGAAACCACATATTCTTCCGCCGCTCAGCAAGAGCCTGCCTCCGCGCTCGCGGGTTGGCGGCCATCTCTTTGCGGATGAAAATCTCGACTTGCTGGCCCATTTACTCGATGACTGGTTCCGTATTCCCGGCACTTCGATTCGCTTTGGACTGGATGGCATCATTGGTCTTGTCCCCTGGCTGGGCGATGTGATCGCCGGACTCGCGTCCTGCATCCTGATCATTGCCGCGTGGTTTCGGGGCGTACCTTATGTCACGCTGACGCGCATGGTCATCAACCTTGGGATCGACGTCGTAGTCGGCTCGATTCCGTTGTTTGGAGATATGTTCGACATCGCGTGGAAGGCGAATCGGCGTAACTACGCATTAATGACGCGCCATCTGCAGCAACCTCACCGGCATACGTGGAAAGACTGGGTCTTTCTCCTGGCGATGGGGTTATGCGTTGCCGTTATTTTCCTGGTGCCAGCCATTCTGCTGATCTGGTTCGCAGAATGGCTGGCGCACCGCATCTAGTGCATCGGGAAGAAAGCTAAACATACACGGTCACAGACTGATATGAACTGCGCATACGATACAATGATCAGAGTCGGGGCGTAGCGCAGTCTGGTAGCGCATCTGCTTTGGGAGCAGAGGGTCGGGGGTTCGAATCCCTCCGCCCCGACCAATAAGACGTTTAGTTTCAGTAATTTTTGAGATGTGGATACCATAGCGGATACCGGTTTGCATTAGTCGAAGCGAAGTTAAAGCGAACTCGATGAGTATTCTTGAGACCATTGGAGGGAAGCAATATCACCCCTGTTCGTTTTAGTGTCAACGGTGGGTAAGACTAGGCGCGCTCCATAAGGTACAGATATAAGCAAGTTGATCTGATTGAGGTCAGTCTGGCGGGGCCCTCTAAATGCTATGCAGGATGCGGTCTTCAGGCTGAACGCATTTGCCCTCCACCCCACCTCGAGCTAGAACGACTGCAAGGCCGAGTGATTATTCCCGAATGAATATCTTGTCTCGACCTTGCTAGGCAGAAGCAGAACGAGAGG
This genomic window contains:
- a CDS encoding DUF4112 domain-containing protein codes for the protein MKPHILPPLSKSLPPRSRVGGHLFADENLDLLAHLLDDWFRIPGTSIRFGLDGIIGLVPWLGDVIAGLASCILIIAAWFRGVPYVTLTRMVINLGIDVVVGSIPLFGDMFDIAWKANRRNYALMTRHLQQPHRHTWKDWVFLLAMGLCVAVIFLVPAILLIWFAEWLAHRI
- a CDS encoding GNAT family N-acetyltransferase, whose protein sequence is MRVHRATAAEIDDAYRIVSEYYEAVGVLVRDDRTAFEQEYFVDGAGLWLATVQHEIVGCIGLHRLKQLPNGAEIKRLYVRIEHRGLGVAESLLDALEGYAVEQGYTALYLDSKKDLMPAIRFYRRHGYQPCERYNDNPQATIFMRKELH
- a CDS encoding YheT family hydrolase, which gives rise to MTAKTYTKLAAAISNGWHSDFTPRRFLNNGHVMTLAGNFLPRHWSLPEPEELLVEVEEPVKGYEAYGPTSILCHCHWQPLDVRRERLTVVLVHGLEGSSDSQYVLGNSTRAWAAGCNVVRMNMRSCGGTDRFSPTIYHSGRSNDVARVVEEILSRQGLQAVAMIGYSMGGNLVLKYAGEYGVDAPSALKAVVGISPLMDLAVSSAALHERQNRFYEKHFLRSMIDRVRRKAELFPEMYLPYYASGKLRRLHSMRDFDEQVVARFGGFANADDYYYSVASSRCASQFSVPTLIVHSLDDPFIRMLPETRQVLIENPHVNFIETHHGGHCAFLAPSAGYDGYWAEKILLGFLLATVPNQVHGS
- a CDS encoding nuclease translates to MVVKYCLVAGAACFSTMVAFCQDQPIAYVKTDGVTISGSLQVVNGRATIGNDGSITAGDKTANVVLVRGGDLRLCASTTVHITRDRSVTPATGEDSTALMLALDRGALEASYKTGPYSDVLLTPDLRILVSGPGDADLKMRVNQKGDTCFDNHGDSAPYVTVTSQFEGGVYRIKPNQRVLFEHGSLEQVVDNETEPCGCPPSIPINVASNDNKPVGGPSSTPADTAFPLAVSEGLKPPPPPPSQPVVPAGTPHAQVEVPLTYNGAAPTQPSEAPPVTPPEPEVAASQAPTPPAPPTATPAQKPAKSGGLFHHIGHFFAKLFGAG
- a CDS encoding anthranilate synthase component II, with the protein product MVFVLDNYDSFTYNLVQYMGELGAEMTVRRNDELSVDEVEALAPERILLSPGPCTPQEAGISIDLVRRFTGKVPILGVCLGHQAIGAAFGGKVVRAPQLMHGKTSAVTHDGKTIFSGLQNPMTCTRYHSLIVSEKGLPDELEVTARTADGTIMGLRHREYAVEGVQFHPESVLTQDGKRLIKNFLEL
- a CDS encoding DUF72 domain-containing protein codes for the protein MILDPQINQKSQPVGIFVGCSGWAYPTWKPDFYPPKIPAKKFLEYYATQLNSVEVNYTFRSLPSANTTASWLAATGPDFRFSFKAPQRITHISRLKNCGAALTAFAESIRPIVDANRFGVVLFQLPPNFKADAAPLAAFLEEAASISLRMAFEFRHESWFVGEIYSILEKHGMALCVAESDELTTPDVRTADFACYRLRKSDYSTTELHSECDRLRKAARSGDVLAYFKHEDEPTGALRAAAVMKELRGI